From the genome of Treponema peruense:
AAACACGGAATGTTATCTTTAAAATTACAAAGGCATAAACTTTCTCTTGAGGATTCGCTGAATTCGTTGTAAAATAGAATACGGGTGCTTTCTTAAATAAAAGTTTTTGAAGTTTCCCTATATTTTCTGGAGGATTAAAAAAATGAATTTTATTTTTCTCGGACCACCGGGAGCCGGTAAAGGAACACTTGCTGCACAGGTTGCAGAAGAATACGGAATTCCGCACATTTCTACAGGTGATATTTTCAGAGCTGCCATCAAAAACCAGACACCGCTCGGAGTAAAAGTAAAGGCTATCATTGATGCCGGCGGACTTGTAAGCGATGAGATTACATGCGAACTTGTAGATGAAAGACTCAAGAAAGATGACTGCAAAAAAGGATTTATTCTTGACGGATTCCCCCGCACTATTCCGCAGGCAGAAGCTTTGGAAAAGATTTGCCCGGATGTTCAGGTTGTAAATTTCGAAGTAAACAATGACCTTATCATTGCACGCCTAAGCAACCGCCGTGTATGCAAAAGTTGCGGTCAGAACTACAACGTAAAGTTCCTTCCGCCAAAGACAGAAGGAATCTGCGACAAATGCGGTGGCGAACTCTACACCCGTGATGATGACAAGCTTGAGTCAATCACTCACAGACTTGAAGTTTACAGAGAGCAGACAGAGCCTCTTATTAACTTCTACAGAAACATCAACAAGCTTACTGACATAGACAGCGCAAGAGATTCTTCACTTGTACTCGTTGACTTCAAAAAGCTTTTCCCCGCAAAATAGTTTTACGCGGGAACAATAATTTTCTGTTCCCGCGCACAAACAAAAATCCTGCTGACCATTTCAATTGAAACAAATGGTTTTTTATGCTATAATATCCTTATGTCAAAACCAAAGACCGATTTTACAGTGAACCAAAAAATAGTTTACCCTAGCCAGGGTGTCGGTAAAATCACTGAAATTTTCAAGAAAGAATTCAACGGCGAGATGACTTATTACTATAAGATTTATCTCGATATCTCGGACATGTATGTCATGGTTCCGGTAGACAAAGCAGCCAATCTGGGTATCAGACCTATTGTTTCTGCAGAAGAAGCACAGAAGTCACTGGACCTTATAGGAGAAGACTTTGAGCCTCCTACTTCTGACTGGAAGTTGCGTTACCAGATGAACCTTGAACTTCTTAAAAAAGGTACAATCGAAGATATTGCAGCAATTGTACGCTGTCTGTACCACCGTTCAAAAGTCAAGGAACTTCCTATTCTTGAACGCAAGCTTTATGACAATGCAAAAAAACTTCTTGAAGATGAAATTGCCGAAGCACTCGGAATAACTTCAAAAGAAGTCGAAGTAATGCTTCATGCAAAACTTGAACCGCTTGGTCTTAAGAGTGAAAAAAAGCCTGTCTTTACAGAAGATGAAGACGAAGATGATGACGAATTCGGAAGCGACCTCGACAGCAAAGACAATGGCGATGACGAAGAAGACGATTCAGACGGCGACGACATGGACGATGACGAAGACTGACGCTTTGACAGATAAAATTGTTATACTTACTGCCGCCGGCTCTTCCACAAGGATGGGTACAGGTAAAAAGAAAGAATACCTTAAGTTGAACGGCGGCACAGTTCTTTCAAAGGCCGCCGCCTCTTTTCTAACGGCGGCTTTTTTTTCTATGCTTATTGTTACTGTTCCTGAGGGCGGCGAAAAGGATGCACGGGAAGCACTGTTTGCTGATGAAAGAATGCCGACACTACTTAAAAATACAAAACTTCTTTTTGTTGAAGGCGGCAAAACCCGTCAGGAATCTGTTTTCAATGCACTGACTGCCGCCGCCCGGTGTGTGCCCTTAAAGGAAGAAAAGCCGGTTGTTCTCATACACGATGCAGCACGGCCTTTTGTTACTGAAAAAATCATTCAGGATACAATCAGTGCTGCACTTCTGTACGGGGCTGCAGTTCCCGCAATTGCAGCAGTTGATACGCAGAAAGAAATCTCCGAAAACGGCACAATCGCCCGTCACCTGCAGAGAAAAATGATTGTTGCAGTACAGACACCGCAGGCCTTTGAGCTTTACCCTCTTCTGGAATGCCACAAAGCTGCATCCCTTACACAAAAAGAATATACCGATGACACAGAAATATGGGATGCATACCCGGAACTTAACGGAAAAAGAAGTGTGCGCGTAGTCGAAGGCGACCGTTGCAATTATAAAATAACATACGCAGAAGATTTGGAAAAAAACAGAAAAATGGTAAACACCACAATAAGAATCGGACTGGGAACCGACCTTCACGCCCTGTCAGAAAACAGAAAACTTTTTCTTGGTGGAATAGAAATTCCTGCAGCAAAAGGAGAACTGGGCCATTCAGACGGAGACGCACTTCTTCATGCAATTGCCGACGCACTTCTTGGAGCTTCAGGGCTCGGTGACATAGGCTCATATTTTCCGCCGGAAGAAAAAAAATGGAAAGATGCAGATTCACGCTTTCTTCTCAAGCAAATCTGGACTGATGTAAAAAAAGCCGGATGGTCACTCAATAACCTGGACTGTGTAATAGAAATTGAAAAGCCAAAAATTCTTCCATGGAGACAAAAAATAATCGCATCAATTGCAGAAATTCTTGAAACCGAAACTTCCAGGGTTTTCGTAAAAGCAAAGACGAATGAAAAACTCGATGCAGTAGGCTCGGAAAACGCCGTAAAAACCTACTGCACCTGTCTACTTATGCGCCAAGTTCAAGAATAAGGGACACTTCACTTTCGGTAAGATTAAGCGATCTTGCTATCTCGGCAAGTGTCCAGTTTTCCCTCTTTAACTTTATAATATTTTCACGCACCTGCTGTGTAATTCCGCCGGATGTCCCCGAAGTAAGCGGTGTCTTTGAAACATCAGCCTTGACTATATCATGCAAAAGTTTCATCTGTGCATCGGCACCTGAGGCAAGTTTCTGAAGACGCTCTTCTGTTCCTGCAATTCCGTTTCGGGCAGTATTGATTTTGTCAATGCGCTTGTCGGTATCATCAATTATTTTCTGAAGTGACGAAAGCTTGTCTACGGCATCATTGATTTTTCCGGTAGAACTCATAAGCTTGTCTATACTTGAACGCACGTCAGAAATTTCATCTGGAAGAGCCTGAACCCTTTTAGAACAGACTTCAAGACGGCTTTCGAGTTCCTTGATATTTTCAAAGGACTGGTCTACTTCATCTGCAACACGGTCTATAGTTGTTCCCTTGTTTTCTATGCGGTCAAATTTTGTCTGGACATCAGCAAGGCTTTCCTGATACTTTCTGACGCTGGCATGCATGTTAAGAAGATTGTCGCTTGTCGTGGTAAGATCCTGGATTTTCTTGTCTACACTTGAAGAAAGAGCGCTAAGTGTCTGGAACTTTGCGTCAATTTCATCAAGGCGGCTTCTTTCAGAACCGTACGCATCAAGTCTTTTGTTAACATCTGACCCCAGTTTGTCGAGCTGTGAAATTCTTGTGTTAAGGTCTTCAATTCTGGAACCAAAGGACCTTACATCATCCATCTCTTTTTTAAGCACAACAATTGAATCTTCTAGCTGCTTTTTCATCATGCCGGCTTTGTCAAAAATTCCAGACTCGGCTGTAAACTTTGCAATT
Proteins encoded in this window:
- a CDS encoding adenylate kinase — translated: MNFIFLGPPGAGKGTLAAQVAEEYGIPHISTGDIFRAAIKNQTPLGVKVKAIIDAGGLVSDEITCELVDERLKKDDCKKGFILDGFPRTIPQAEALEKICPDVQVVNFEVNNDLIIARLSNRRVCKSCGQNYNVKFLPPKTEGICDKCGGELYTRDDDKLESITHRLEVYREQTEPLINFYRNINKLTDIDSARDSSLVLVDFKKLFPAK
- a CDS encoding CarD family transcriptional regulator; amino-acid sequence: MSKPKTDFTVNQKIVYPSQGVGKITEIFKKEFNGEMTYYYKIYLDISDMYVMVPVDKAANLGIRPIVSAEEAQKSLDLIGEDFEPPTSDWKLRYQMNLELLKKGTIEDIAAIVRCLYHRSKVKELPILERKLYDNAKKLLEDEIAEALGITSKEVEVMLHAKLEPLGLKSEKKPVFTEDEDEDDDEFGSDLDSKDNGDDEEDDSDGDDMDDDED
- the ispF gene encoding 2-C-methyl-D-erythritol 2,4-cyclodiphosphate synthase, yielding MTKTDALTDKIVILTAAGSSTRMGTGKKKEYLKLNGGTVLSKAAASFLTAAFFSMLIVTVPEGGEKDAREALFADERMPTLLKNTKLLFVEGGKTRQESVFNALTAAARCVPLKEEKPVVLIHDAARPFVTEKIIQDTISAALLYGAAVPAIAAVDTQKEISENGTIARHLQRKMIVAVQTPQAFELYPLLECHKAASLTQKEYTDDTEIWDAYPELNGKRSVRVVEGDRCNYKITYAEDLEKNRKMVNTTIRIGLGTDLHALSENRKLFLGGIEIPAAKGELGHSDGDALLHAIADALLGASGLGDIGSYFPPEEKKWKDADSRFLLKQIWTDVKKAGWSLNNLDCVIEIEKPKILPWRQKIIASIAEILETETSRVFVKAKTNEKLDAVGSENAVKTYCTCLLMRQVQE